aaaaaaattttaaaagcaGCAGCTATACTTTGAGAAAGataaaaacattaactaaaaacATGATCCAAGGTATTTAATATTAGCCAATGGCAGAATTTGGAGTCATGATTTCAAATGCTATACACTGACAGTGATCACGTAAATATTTATGGAAaccttttttgtaaatatattttgtaaaccTAAAACTGGCTTTTATGTCAATCTTCATAATGTGTCATTTGTGCATAATTTAGACCAGTGTTTCCCAGCCCTGTTCCTTGAGGCACACTAAGGGTACATATGTTCTCCTTGTCTGAGCCAATAACTTCAGGTTTTGTCTTCTTATCTTTTggtgagttgattcaggtgtgtttgattaggaagaggttgaaagtGTGTATTGTTGGTGTGCcctcaggaacagggttgggacaGACAGACTTAGGCTTTCTAACAGGAATCTTGTTTCTACTTAATGAAAGACACCAGGGGCCTTGACCACCaggtctctgtggcgcaatcggttagcgcgttcggctgttaaccgaaaggttggtggttcgagcccacccagggacgtctgattatttatttctttgtcaaTCAATTTTAGTAATTGGTATGAatgttttatgcacattttcccCCATTCAGAATAAAGCCTCTGTTCTGTGAATGTTTGAGAGATCTGTTTCATTAGCCATACTAGGCTCTAATTAAATTCTAGAATTATATaagaattataattatataagaaAGTGTGAAAATATCTTGAACTTATATTACACACATTATTTTAGGTGTTTAACAAAGAAAAGTATCCACTGACTTTTAAGATAATGGAACAAGAAGTGCTAAAACACTGTCTGCATCCAAGCAAGCAACCTTGTTGCATTGCTACCTTGACAGGCAATGATTTCTCAGTCATTGTGTGACACACAAATCTACCTCTTCAAACCGATTCTTTAAAAGCACATTCATATACAGGCATTAATTTCTTTGTGAGTTGCAGCctgaaacatatatatatatataaaccctgCAGGACTTTTTATAAATTTCGGACAAAGTTTCACTTACACTAGTAATTGATCCAAAATATTATGGATCAAAATCTACATTTTAATACGGAGCATGGTACATGCATACTAACACTCGTTAATCGTAATTATTGATAGGTGTTCAGTTTAATTGAATAACTATTCCTTTTATGAGGGCTCCTTTATACATTGTGAAAGAGTGACCTCTTGTGTTAGATTCAACGTAAAAACAACAAGTGTACATTTTCTTCGTGTTTTTCCTGTAGGGGGCGATAGAGGAGCATAGTTGACCGATTTTCTTTGCTGTTTGATTAACCAAAGCCtagcatagatatatacaatagatgtcgcctaccctgttgttgtctattggaatgaatgcgtcaatagagccgccgttttagtacagggtagtgctcctttgaaatgaatgcacacatatatctatgattggtagtgttcccggaggtcagtatgcaaataattatttaattacgaaacttataattttacatcacttttttaCTCTGATGGATCAGTcacagtgaccgcacgggcattcctgacaaaaagcttgtgtttgtgtggaaaTGAACTATCCACTCTACCTATtgaatttgatctaatccatatGCTGAAACACACCCTTCTCCTGCTTGCACTTCTTATACTAACGGAGGGAGTGGTccctttgtgaatgaatctccgatTCTCTGTTATGAGCGACTCGTTctctagccgacaataatacaagtttctggcaccgcagcatctcgtaaaaaattattttgcattgtttgctaattttattcaacaaaactagcataagccaagtgtttagtgcgagttggtgctactttgccttatggtgaatgcagtaagtgactgtattatcatcaataacgttacccgtttagcacaaaagttcataacgtACAAGAacgtaaaaaaactaaacattaccTATGAAATgatctgcctttgtgctttgttttctttgtttgctcgttactacacccatagTCAAGTCAAGCATTTACTTCTGTCACCCTTTAAGGATAAACAGGAAAAAGATACAAAGAATGTGTCGATGTGTGAGGCATATTCAGTACACCAGGCATGCAGCATAGTAGAATACCGGGGTTGATCAAGCGACAAAAATTAGGACCAAGTTCTCAGGCTGGACATTTTCCCCATTGATTATGAAATAGTAATGAAATATGTACAAACgtagtacaaatatgtacatctCACATctctttttgaaaaaataaaatagaaatgagaGAAAGTATATTAAAATCACAGGTATAAACAGTCGCAAGAAGTAAATAAgagtaaataaacatataaaacattcaaattatttattgttttttgtagtttttctttttctagtgTTACACAGTGTAGTATTATATTGTTTAATCTTATTAAACATCATTGGAAACTTCTAATTTCATTAAAGGTTGTTTATTGTGGACGAATGtgctttagatttttaaaatacactaacaaaatattaaaatattcgcACTGACAAAAACACAATACTGTTCACTGAACCCAACAAGGGCCTcctaaggcacaggtgtcaaactcagttccaaaagggccgcagccctgcacagtttagttccaaccctaattaaacacacctgatgaaactaattaagtcctttaggcttgtttgaaacctacagttaagtgtgttggagcagggttggaactaaactgtgcagtgcttcggcccttttggaactgagtgtGACACCCTAGTCCTAAGGCATCTAACAAGTATTtatacagtggttctcaattccaaCCCTCAAGTCTAAACTGTTCTTTAAACTGGGATTGTCAAAGTTTGAACAATTTGGAGTCTCTAAAGTTGGTCTGCAATCTTGACTTTACCAGGAGGCAAATATATATGAACAACAGATCTGACAATGTTCACTTGTGTGATGTTCACTCACCATTTTAACCATGATAAAGAAAAGCTGCAATCACACACTGGAGTCCAATCGCACACATTTATACTTCTATTTTCAGAGATTTTATTTTGCTCAGTGTACTGTTAGTCAATTAAGACTACAGTTTAACAATGTCCAGTCTGAAACTCTGCGGTTTAAATAGAAGATCAGCCCAGTACACTATTTGTTGTGTTAGTATATGATACGGTAATATAAAACAACATATTGTCTAACAGTAAAACCTTCACTGTGCTTCCATTTGGCTAAACAGACTCATAGTAAACCATAGTAAATCATAGTAAACACAGTATATGGCACTACTTGTTTGTTAAAGAGATTGCTTCACCCTataatgaatattctgtcatcttttactcagcccttactatgagtttcttctgttatacacaaaagaagatgttttgaaaaatgctggaaacctgtaactattgacatccattgtatttgttttcctactgtggacatcaatggttacagattttcagatatgtatcttcttcagtgttcaacagaggaaagaacctCATAGGTTTAGAAACACGTGAGTAAATAGTTGAGGGAGAACTCTCTCTTTAATTGAGTAAGGAGTCATTTAGAAAACTCACAGAAATGATGATCAGAGCTTCAGTTTGATTCACAGGATTTTATTTGACGTATTAGCCAACAATACATAAAAGCAGTTCAGCACAAAACAATTCAAAGAACAATTCATTACAAAACAATCATGAACActtaattataaaacaatcagTCTCTCTTATGACAGAACACCAGATTCATTAATGAGGTAGAAAATAGTTGAGCAGATCTTTGATGGCACTTTAGAGGAGAAAACTGTGACAGCACTGGACTGAAACTGAAAAGTAAGGTCtgaggggtttggaatgacatgagggagtaattaataactttaacagtcttgtgaaatttCTGGAAATGCTGCTGTTCTCCTCTTCGCTTCTTTAgtgttttctaaaatgaagaaaacaacaCAAAGTTATTTCAGCAGTGATATGAAGGGCTGTCAAATAAGACTTGTGACTCTAAAAAGAGCAGAAGAGAAAAGAACAGGAATAGCATGAAGCAAAGAAAGACTGAAGATGTAGTTTTGTGCTCGGTGTGTTCCTCTACCTCCTCTTGTCTCACTGCTGCACAGGATTTGGGCTCGTTGGATTGAACCACCGGTGCTCTTCTAACTGATGTAACTGCAGTCGCTTCTCTGGATTGCGGACCAAACATTGGGAAATCAGGTCCAGGCAATCTGAAAAGTGACAGAGAGAGTGTGAAATATGTCTGCATACTCAAGATTCATGAACGTGTTTAAATCTTACAACATCAAATAACAAAACATTCACAATGAAAGGACTTTAATATCTACAGTAACCATTATATTGAACCCTTTTCTATTCGTGACTGACATTTTTTATTCTGTCACTGAGGCTGAGATTGTTCAGAAGAGTCTGCTTACCTAAAGATAAGGTGAGGTCTGTCTGGAGGTCTCCAATGATTATCGAATGCGTGTCGTAAAAGGCCAATCGTGTATGTAATATTTCATACAGGATGAGGCCTAATGTCCAGACGTATGCCGGGTTAGGAAAGAATGTGGGATCCCTCAGAACCTCAGGCGGCGTGTAAAGTAAGGCTCCTGTAAGAGAGACATTTTCAGAATTCAGTCATTTCATAAGACAATACTGTGACCAAAGAAACTCCCACAAAATGCCCACTCACCTCGATAATCACTGCTGTTGAAAGGCTCGCTGGTGATTAGCCGAGCACAACCAAAGTCAATCAGTTTGAGCTCTGATTGGGGTTGAGTCACCAGGATGTTCCCCGAGTGGATATCTCCATGGAAAACTCCACGCTCAGCGCAGAACTTGACAGCTTGGATCAACTGATGCATTAACCGGCGTGCGTGGTTTTCATCAATGTCCAATGAACTTCTGAGATAATAAGCCAAGTTCTGGGATGACTCGGCGTACTCCAGAAAGAGAACAAAGTCGTTCTTATTCTTAATCCAGTGGTGTAATGTGATGATGCTGGGACAAGGTGGGTCCTTCATCAACTTAAGCATGATTGCCACTTCTGCAAGCACAGGTTTGGAATGGCCATCctagaaaaaaaacagatttcaaaGATATTACCAAAGCAGAACGGCACAAAGTACAGAAACAAAAACTTCATGAAGTAAATAATCACTAAGCTCCTGTTTGGACACATGTTTGCTTGTATTTGAGCATTTAGTCATGCAGTTTAAGCTAAAAGAGGACTCTACATGTGTGTGTTCTGTCTGTGTGTATGACGCAATGATCATTTTTATCTGCATTAAtgttaaatgaatattaattaactCCACAGCCCTACAATTATGTGTTCAAAACTAGTCTCTGGGTTTATTTCTtccgctgaacacaaaagaagatattttgaagaatgttgataaaCCAGTAAGCAGTGACTTcataagtattttctttttctacaatggaagtcagtgactCCCTGTTTCCAACATATCAGcttttgagttcagtttaaagtgGTCCAGACAGGTACgggacaagtgaaggatgagcaaatgatcaGCACATTTTTACTTTTGTGTAATCTGTTCAACTTACAACGTCGAGATAACGGTCCTGTTCACGCTTCTTGATGTACTTCAGGGCAACCTgcggaaaaacaacaacaaatgaaatGAAAGCCGACAAATGATTTATATTGAGTAATCAGGAGGAAAATGTTGACTGAATTTGAAAAATAGTTCTCTACCTTTGTTCTCTCATTAAATACGTGAGATCCCAGATACACCTTGCCAAaacttccttctccaatcagctcttTCACTTCAAAAAGACCCACCCTAgatcctgaaacacagaaaaacagcAGGGAGATTTACTTGGATTGTCTGGTATGAAACAGATCAAATAAATGACTCGAATCCTTTAAATCTGGATCTAATGCAATGAGCTAAAAGCAGAAACTTCCATCAGAATTGCAGGAGTAAACTGAttactaatttataataataaaaggaaaTGATCACTTACCAAGAGTGAGCCCAGAAGCCTCTTTAGGCTCTTCAAGAACTGACTCGGACTCAGACTCAGACTCGGACTCGGACTCAGACTCGGGCTCGGACTCGGGCTCGGGTTCGGGCTCGGGCTCAGGTTCAGGTTCAGGCTCAGGTTCAGGCTCAGGCTCAGGCTCAGGCTCAGGCTCAGGCTCAGGCTCGGGCTCGGGCTCTGGCTCAGGTTGTGGTGTAAGATGCTGGACTACATCTGTGCACATCACATCACAGCACAGGAAAGGACGCGTTGAAGCCTTCCATACTCTCTTGAAGAAAGCAGAGACTCTTTtgcctttccttcctttcttgggtttttctaaaatgaagaaaacaaacagaaacatctccatgaacagagctgcagctacagcgctcagcatattcACATATGCAGTACACCCCTtttagaaaattaatatttttatccatttctcagtgaatctgggtaatatatattggtgcatttgaacaaaacagatttatcaaacagatttatttattaaaataataatttagtcacagaacatctttagaaatggaaagataatcgATTAAAGACAATTAatatcatgcaaaatattgcaaaatttacaaactacaacattttaacaaaattgtcaatatttttgtttcccttagatttttgctaattttgcaaattttatttaatattttccctgaACATATgcatttgggctactaatttttgaaaacattatttagttattttgttagataagctccagatttggcttcagttctTACTAaactaatgtacatgcacaaatataatattataaagccTCTTAtagaaaatctgaatttaaatgagagatttgtggggggtgcACTCATATATGTTTAGCACTGTATTAATACACAACCAACAGTACATCAAATGACACTGTCTGATTTATaagctaaaaacaacaaagcataaaaaataaCAGACGGCAGAAATAAAATGAACCACATTCAGGATGACTCACCATCAGTCCCATCAATATCAGAGGGGTCTTGAACAGACGGAGGCGACTCAGGACAGGCCGAATCTGCATCCGTCATGTTCTTAATATTTGAGAGGTCATGGACACTGATTGGCTGAGGATCTTCCCAGACCTGGCCTGGCAGAAACACCAGCTCAGTATCAACATGACCTGTGAGGGCCGTCGAGGACTCTGGACGGGCCGGATCTGCATTCGGCACATCTGCTGTTTGCTTGATGCTGAaggggcccggaacactcaacggctgaAGATCTTCACAGACCTGGCCTGGCTGCCACACCGGCTCAAGGTCTGCATGTGCTGCGACGGTCCTGGAGGGACCTGGAACAGGCAGGTGCTCGCAATCGTCGACATCTGACCGTGGTTCAAAGGGAACCACTCTGTTCCGGTCACAGCAAAGGAAAGGGCGCTTCACAGCCTTCCATGctctcttaaagaaagcagagGCTTTATTCCCTTTCCTCCTTTTCTCTGTGTTTtctgaaataaagaaaatgaacagGGCAATATTAGAAAACTCTTTAATCACAGGTTTAAAATAGACAATGTGCTGTAAATTAGACATATAAAAGACAATCACACAaaagaaacaacaataataaatgtataactataataaaaaatgtttgaaaactaaaattaattatgTGGAGTTGCAAATCATTTCTATGAtgtaaaat
The nucleotide sequence above comes from Danio rerio strain Tuebingen ecotype United States chromosome 23, GRCz12tu, whole genome shotgun sequence. Encoded proteins:
- the LOC100150353 gene encoding uncharacterized protein produces the protein MTNKKNEFDCRYVTGQNSEFTQSDKRTSTVNIDLTTLATCFASQMANNTSAAFFNRVNTITTEFVNENHQSDTMASPSPSTVMRSPTENTEKRRKGNKASAFFKRAWKAVKRPFLCCDRNRVVPFEPRSDVDDCEHLPVPGPSRTVAAHADLEPVWQPGQVCEDLQPLSVPGPFSIKQTADVPNADPARPESSTALTGHVDTELVFLPGQVWEDPQPISVHDLSNIKNMTDADSACPESPPSVQDPSDIDGTDEKPKKGRKGKRVSAFFKRVWKASTRPFLCCDVMCTDVVQHLTPQPEPEPEPEPEPEPEPEPEPEPEPEPEPEPEPEPEPEPESEPESESESESESESESVLEEPKEASGLTLGSRVGLFEVKELIGEGSFGKVYLGSHVFNERTKVALKYIKKREQDRYLDVDGHSKPVLAEVAIMLKLMKDPPCPSIITLHHWIKNKNDFVLFLEYAESSQNLAYYLRSSLDIDENHARRLMHQLIQAVKFCAERGVFHGDIHSGNILVTQPQSELKLIDFGCARLITSEPFNSSDYRGALLYTPPEVLRDPTFFPNPAYVWTLGLILYEILHTRLAFYDTHSIIIGDLQTDLTLSLDCLDLISQCLVRNPEKRLQLHQLEEHRWFNPTSPNPVQQ